A part of Agrobacterium vitis genomic DNA contains:
- a CDS encoding ABC transporter permease yields the protein MAVSPGIFDLLSPYPPGWGGTLLWGAGATLVISAGAFLIGLAIGIGGALGKLSGNRLLLGLLDVYTTAVRAVPELILIVGLYYAGTDGLNRLLQAFGMPVVEVNGLIAAIAVLGVVQGAYMTEVLRGAILAIPVGQSEAAKAFGMSPLLRFRRVTLPALLPNALPGLANLWMAVTKDSALVAVVGYQELALATRLAGASTKHYFLFFLAAALLYLAITLVSNLFFKLIERRVRRGQPLLS from the coding sequence GAACGCTGCTATGGGGTGCCGGGGCAACGCTTGTCATTTCGGCGGGCGCTTTTCTGATAGGGCTGGCGATTGGGATTGGCGGCGCTTTGGGCAAGCTATCCGGCAACCGCCTGCTGCTCGGATTGCTCGATGTCTACACGACAGCGGTGCGCGCCGTGCCGGAACTGATCCTGATCGTCGGTCTTTATTATGCAGGCACCGATGGACTTAACCGGCTTTTGCAGGCATTTGGCATGCCAGTGGTCGAGGTCAATGGGTTGATTGCCGCGATTGCGGTTCTGGGCGTCGTCCAGGGTGCTTATATGACCGAAGTGCTCAGGGGGGCTATCCTGGCGATCCCGGTTGGTCAAAGTGAGGCGGCAAAAGCCTTCGGCATGTCGCCGCTCCTGCGGTTTCGTAGGGTTACTTTGCCGGCGCTGCTGCCCAACGCCCTGCCCGGCCTTGCCAATTTGTGGATGGCTGTCACCAAGGATAGCGCGCTGGTTGCTGTCGTCGGTTACCAGGAACTGGCGCTCGCGACCCGGCTGGCGGGGGCGAGTACCAAGCATTATTTCCTGTTTTTCCTGGCTGCCGCCCTGCTCTATCTCGCCATCACTCTCGTTTCCAATCTGTTCTTCAAGCTGATCGAGCGCCGGGTGCGGCGTGGTCAGCCGCTGCTGTCCTAG
- a CDS encoding ABC transporter permease → MDFSWIGNYWPLLLTGAWQTLALLVISVVLGFVMAIGLAFAQVSGGPVTRVLARGYSTFFRGTPLLIQLWLLYYGVGSLLPMIPGIRQSLIWPLLREGFFFAAVSFTLNYAAYEAEVLRGALLAVPKGELEAGRAFGMGRFTLIRRVWLPRAIRIALPTIAGEVVMQLKATPLAFTVTVMDLYAVAYKVRQDTLLVYEPLIVVTLFYLALTAIIARCFRVVEAQVPIRR, encoded by the coding sequence ATGGATTTCTCCTGGATAGGCAATTATTGGCCGTTGCTGCTCACCGGAGCATGGCAAACGCTTGCATTGCTGGTGATTTCGGTCGTCCTCGGATTTGTAATGGCCATTGGCCTCGCCTTTGCGCAGGTCAGCGGCGGACCGGTGACGCGGGTCCTTGCGCGCGGCTATTCGACGTTTTTTCGCGGTACGCCGCTACTGATCCAGCTCTGGTTGCTTTATTACGGCGTCGGATCATTGCTGCCGATGATCCCGGGCATTCGTCAAAGTCTTATCTGGCCGCTGCTACGGGAAGGATTTTTCTTTGCGGCGGTCAGTTTCACGCTCAATTACGCGGCTTATGAGGCCGAAGTTTTGCGCGGCGCATTGCTGGCCGTGCCCAAGGGCGAACTTGAGGCGGGCCGTGCTTTCGGCATGGGACGCTTCACGCTCATTCGGCGTGTCTGGCTGCCGCGTGCTATCCGTATCGCTCTCCCCACCATCGCCGGGGAAGTGGTCATGCAGTTGAAGGCCACTCCCCTCGCCTTTACCGTGACGGTCATGGATCTCTATGCGGTCGCCTACAAGGTGCGCCAGGATACGCTGCTTGTCTATGAGCCGCTGATCGTCGTTACCCTCTTCTATCTCGCTCTCACC